In a genomic window of Physeter macrocephalus isolate SW-GA chromosome 14, ASM283717v5, whole genome shotgun sequence:
- the ACBD4 gene encoding acyl-CoA-binding domain-containing protein 4 isoform X5: MGTENESPEPDCQKQFQAAVSVIQNLPKNGSYRPSYKEMLRFYSYYKQATMGPCLVPQPGFWDPIGRYKWDAWNSLGKMSREQAMSAYITEMKLVAQRVIDTVPLGEVAEDMFGYFEPLYQVIPDMPRPPETFLKRVTGWKEQVLNGDAEPAPEPPCLPKEPAPPSPEPQPHRGQDSEVFCDSMEQLEPELQVCAEQRGTLGGELNTRNSTKSPAEKGRLEGTLRGPQELDTWLVGTVRALQESMRDVQGRLQSLESMPVPRKQRRIFGCPTVNDSSMDH; this comes from the exons ATGGGTACCGAAAATGAAAGTCCAGAGCCGGACTGCCAGAAACAGTTCCAGGCCGCAGTCAGCGTCATTCAGAACCTGCCTAAGAACG GCTCTTACCGCCCCTCCTATAAAGAGATGCTGCGATTCTACAGCTACTACAAGCAGGCTACCATGGGGCCCTGCCTGGTCCCCCAGCCTGGGTTCTGGGACCCTATTGGACGTTATAAATG GGATGCCTGGAACAGCCTGGGCAAGATGAGCAGGGAGCAGGCCATGTCCGCCTACATCACTGAGATGAAGCTGGTGGCCCAGAGG GTGATCGACACGGTGCCCCTGGGCGAGGTGGCAGAGGACATGTTTGGTTACTTCGAGCCCCTGTACCAGGTGATTCCTGACATGCCGAGGCCCCCGGAGACCTTCCTGAAAAGGGTCACAG GTTGGAAAGAGCAGGTGCTGAATGGAGATGCTGAGCCTGCCCCAGAGCCTCCCTGCCTTCCCAAGGAACCAGCACCCCCAAGCCCAG AGCCCCAGCCACACAGGGGCCAGGACTCTGAGGTTTTCTGTGATTCCATGGAGCAGCTGGAGCCTGAGCTG CAGGTTTGTGCAGAGCAGAGGGGCACCCTGGGAGGAGAGCTCAACACCAGAAACAGCACCAAGTCTCCTGCAGAGAAAG GGAGATTGGAAGGCACCCTGCGGGGGCCCCAGGAATTGGACACATGGCTGGTGGGGACAGTTCGGGCGCTGCAGGAGAGCATGCGGGACGTCCAGGGGAGACTGCAGAGCCTGGAGAGCATGCCTGTCCCCCGCAAGCAG CGACGCATATTTGGATGTCCTACCGTGAATGATTCTAGCATGGACCACTAG
- the ACBD4 gene encoding acyl-CoA-binding domain-containing protein 4 isoform X6 gives MGTENESPEPDCQKQFQAAVSVIQNLPKNGSYRPSYKEMLRFYSYYKQATMGPCLVPQPGFWDPIGRYKWDAWNSLGKMSREQAMSAYITEMKLVAQRVIDTVPLGEVAEDMFGYFEPLYQVIPDMPRPPETFLKRVTGWKEQVLNGDAEPAPEPPCLPKEPAPPSPEPQPHRGQDSEVFCDSMEQLEPELQVCAEQRGTLGGELNTRNSTKSPAEKGRLEGTLRGPQELDTWLVGTVRALQESMRDVQGRLQSLESMPVPRKQRMVWLVVQTRKSGGL, from the exons ATGGGTACCGAAAATGAAAGTCCAGAGCCGGACTGCCAGAAACAGTTCCAGGCCGCAGTCAGCGTCATTCAGAACCTGCCTAAGAACG GCTCTTACCGCCCCTCCTATAAAGAGATGCTGCGATTCTACAGCTACTACAAGCAGGCTACCATGGGGCCCTGCCTGGTCCCCCAGCCTGGGTTCTGGGACCCTATTGGACGTTATAAATG GGATGCCTGGAACAGCCTGGGCAAGATGAGCAGGGAGCAGGCCATGTCCGCCTACATCACTGAGATGAAGCTGGTGGCCCAGAGG GTGATCGACACGGTGCCCCTGGGCGAGGTGGCAGAGGACATGTTTGGTTACTTCGAGCCCCTGTACCAGGTGATTCCTGACATGCCGAGGCCCCCGGAGACCTTCCTGAAAAGGGTCACAG GTTGGAAAGAGCAGGTGCTGAATGGAGATGCTGAGCCTGCCCCAGAGCCTCCCTGCCTTCCCAAGGAACCAGCACCCCCAAGCCCAG AGCCCCAGCCACACAGGGGCCAGGACTCTGAGGTTTTCTGTGATTCCATGGAGCAGCTGGAGCCTGAGCTG CAGGTTTGTGCAGAGCAGAGGGGCACCCTGGGAGGAGAGCTCAACACCAGAAACAGCACCAAGTCTCCTGCAGAGAAAG GGAGATTGGAAGGCACCCTGCGGGGGCCCCAGGAATTGGACACATGGCTGGTGGGGACAGTTCGGGCGCTGCAGGAGAGCATGCGGGACGTCCAGGGGAGACTGCAGAGCCTGGAGAGCATGCCTGTCCCCCGCAAGCAG AGAATGGTGTGGCTCGTGGTGCAGACGAGGAAGTCAGGGGGTCTGTAG
- the ACBD4 gene encoding acyl-CoA-binding domain-containing protein 4 isoform X1: MGTENESPEPDCQKQFQAAVSVIQNLPKNGSYRPSYKEMLRFYSYYKQATMGPCLVPQPGFWDPIGRYKWDAWNSLGKMSREQAMSAYITEMKLVAQRVIDTVPLGEVAEDMFGYFEPLYQVIPDMPRPPETFLKRVTGWKEQVLNGDAEPAPEPPCLPKEPAPPSPEPQPHRGQDSEVFCDSMEQLEPELVRPAPVASPSLPHGALAAPTTPLGLCDSSQQVCAEQRGTLGGELNTRNSTKSPAEKGRLEGTLRGPQELDTWLVGTVRALQESMRDVQGRLQSLESMPVPRKQRPPPSAGPWPLRLSAPTLLFFLLWPFIVQWLFRQFRTQKR, from the exons ATGGGTACCGAAAATGAAAGTCCAGAGCCGGACTGCCAGAAACAGTTCCAGGCCGCAGTCAGCGTCATTCAGAACCTGCCTAAGAACG GCTCTTACCGCCCCTCCTATAAAGAGATGCTGCGATTCTACAGCTACTACAAGCAGGCTACCATGGGGCCCTGCCTGGTCCCCCAGCCTGGGTTCTGGGACCCTATTGGACGTTATAAATG GGATGCCTGGAACAGCCTGGGCAAGATGAGCAGGGAGCAGGCCATGTCCGCCTACATCACTGAGATGAAGCTGGTGGCCCAGAGG GTGATCGACACGGTGCCCCTGGGCGAGGTGGCAGAGGACATGTTTGGTTACTTCGAGCCCCTGTACCAGGTGATTCCTGACATGCCGAGGCCCCCGGAGACCTTCCTGAAAAGGGTCACAG GTTGGAAAGAGCAGGTGCTGAATGGAGATGCTGAGCCTGCCCCAGAGCCTCCCTGCCTTCCCAAGGAACCAGCACCCCCAAGCCCAG AGCCCCAGCCACACAGGGGCCAGGACTCTGAGGTTTTCTGTGATTCCATGGAGCAGCTGGAGCCTGAGCTGGTGAGACCCGCTCCTGTTGCCTCCCCTTCCCTACCCCACGGGGCCCTAGCTGCTCCCACCACCCCCCTTGGACTTTGTGACTCTTCTCAGCAGGTTTGTGCAGAGCAGAGGGGCACCCTGGGAGGAGAGCTCAACACCAGAAACAGCACCAAGTCTCCTGCAGAGAAAG GGAGATTGGAAGGCACCCTGCGGGGGCCCCAGGAATTGGACACATGGCTGGTGGGGACAGTTCGGGCGCTGCAGGAGAGCATGCGGGACGTCCAGGGGAGACTGCAGAGCCTGGAGAGCATGCCTGTCCCCCGCAAGCAG AGGCCTCCGCCCAGTGCCGGGCCTTGGCCCCTCAGGCTCTCTGCTCCCACgctgctcttcttcctcctgtgGCCCTTCATCGTCCAGTGGCTCTTCCGACAGTTTCGGACCCAGAAGAGGTGA
- the ACBD4 gene encoding acyl-CoA-binding domain-containing protein 4 isoform X2: MGTENESPEPDCQKQFQAAVSVIQNLPKNGSYRPSYKEMLRFYSYYKQATMGPCLVPQPGFWDPIGRYKWDAWNSLGKMSREQAMSAYITEMKLVAQRVIDTVPLGEVAEDMFGYFEPLYQVIPDMPRPPETFLKRVTGWKEQVLNGDAEPAPEPPCLPKEPAPPSPEPQPHRGQDSEVFCDSMEQLEPELQVCAEQRGTLGGELNTRNSTKSPAEKGRLEGTLRGPQELDTWLVGTVRALQESMRDVQGRLQSLESMPVPRKQRPPPSAGPWPLRLSAPTLLFFLLWPFIVQWLFRQFRTQKR, translated from the exons ATGGGTACCGAAAATGAAAGTCCAGAGCCGGACTGCCAGAAACAGTTCCAGGCCGCAGTCAGCGTCATTCAGAACCTGCCTAAGAACG GCTCTTACCGCCCCTCCTATAAAGAGATGCTGCGATTCTACAGCTACTACAAGCAGGCTACCATGGGGCCCTGCCTGGTCCCCCAGCCTGGGTTCTGGGACCCTATTGGACGTTATAAATG GGATGCCTGGAACAGCCTGGGCAAGATGAGCAGGGAGCAGGCCATGTCCGCCTACATCACTGAGATGAAGCTGGTGGCCCAGAGG GTGATCGACACGGTGCCCCTGGGCGAGGTGGCAGAGGACATGTTTGGTTACTTCGAGCCCCTGTACCAGGTGATTCCTGACATGCCGAGGCCCCCGGAGACCTTCCTGAAAAGGGTCACAG GTTGGAAAGAGCAGGTGCTGAATGGAGATGCTGAGCCTGCCCCAGAGCCTCCCTGCCTTCCCAAGGAACCAGCACCCCCAAGCCCAG AGCCCCAGCCACACAGGGGCCAGGACTCTGAGGTTTTCTGTGATTCCATGGAGCAGCTGGAGCCTGAGCTG CAGGTTTGTGCAGAGCAGAGGGGCACCCTGGGAGGAGAGCTCAACACCAGAAACAGCACCAAGTCTCCTGCAGAGAAAG GGAGATTGGAAGGCACCCTGCGGGGGCCCCAGGAATTGGACACATGGCTGGTGGGGACAGTTCGGGCGCTGCAGGAGAGCATGCGGGACGTCCAGGGGAGACTGCAGAGCCTGGAGAGCATGCCTGTCCCCCGCAAGCAG AGGCCTCCGCCCAGTGCCGGGCCTTGGCCCCTCAGGCTCTCTGCTCCCACgctgctcttcttcctcctgtgGCCCTTCATCGTCCAGTGGCTCTTCCGACAGTTTCGGACCCAGAAGAGGTGA
- the ACBD4 gene encoding acyl-CoA-binding domain-containing protein 4 isoform X9, producing the protein MGTENESPEPDCQKQFQAAVSVIQNLPKNGSYRPSYKEMLRFYSYYKQATMGPCLVPQPGFWDPIGRYKWDAWNSLGKMSREQAMSAYITEMKLVAQRVIDTVPLGEVAEDMFGYFEPLYQVIPDMPRPPETFLKRVTGWKEQVLNGDAEPAPEPPCLPKEPAPPSPGLCRAEGHPGRRAQHQKQHQVSCREREIGRHPAGAPGIGHMAGGDSSGAAGEHAGRPGETAEPGEHACPPQAATHIWMSYRE; encoded by the exons ATGGGTACCGAAAATGAAAGTCCAGAGCCGGACTGCCAGAAACAGTTCCAGGCCGCAGTCAGCGTCATTCAGAACCTGCCTAAGAACG GCTCTTACCGCCCCTCCTATAAAGAGATGCTGCGATTCTACAGCTACTACAAGCAGGCTACCATGGGGCCCTGCCTGGTCCCCCAGCCTGGGTTCTGGGACCCTATTGGACGTTATAAATG GGATGCCTGGAACAGCCTGGGCAAGATGAGCAGGGAGCAGGCCATGTCCGCCTACATCACTGAGATGAAGCTGGTGGCCCAGAGG GTGATCGACACGGTGCCCCTGGGCGAGGTGGCAGAGGACATGTTTGGTTACTTCGAGCCCCTGTACCAGGTGATTCCTGACATGCCGAGGCCCCCGGAGACCTTCCTGAAAAGGGTCACAG GTTGGAAAGAGCAGGTGCTGAATGGAGATGCTGAGCCTGCCCCAGAGCCTCCCTGCCTTCCCAAGGAACCAGCACCCCCAAGCCCAG GTTTGTGCAGAGCAGAGGGGCACCCTGGGAGGAGAGCTCAACACCAGAAACAGCACCAAGTCTCCTGCAGAGAAAG GGAGATTGGAAGGCACCCTGCGGGGGCCCCAGGAATTGGACACATGGCTGGTGGGGACAGTTCGGGCGCTGCAGGAGAGCATGCGGGACGTCCAGGGGAGACTGCAGAGCCTGGAGAGCATGCCTGTCCCCCGCAAGCAG CGACGCATATTTGGATGTCCTACCGTGAATGA
- the ACBD4 gene encoding acyl-CoA-binding domain-containing protein 4 isoform X7, producing MGTENESPEPDCQKQFQAAVSVIQNLPKNGSYRPSYKEMLRFYSYYKQATMGPCLVPQPGFWDPIGRYKWDAWNSLGKMSREQAMSAYITEMKLVAQRVIDTVPLGEVAEDMFGYFEPLYQVIPDMPRPPETFLKRVTGWKEQVLNGDAEPAPEPPCLPKEPAPPSPGLCRAEGHPGRRAQHQKQHQVSCREREIGRHPAGAPGIGHMAGGDSSGAAGEHAGRPGETAEPGEHACPPQAENGVARGADEEVRGSVVVLPAWKWERPSFPALISLCLKSN from the exons ATGGGTACCGAAAATGAAAGTCCAGAGCCGGACTGCCAGAAACAGTTCCAGGCCGCAGTCAGCGTCATTCAGAACCTGCCTAAGAACG GCTCTTACCGCCCCTCCTATAAAGAGATGCTGCGATTCTACAGCTACTACAAGCAGGCTACCATGGGGCCCTGCCTGGTCCCCCAGCCTGGGTTCTGGGACCCTATTGGACGTTATAAATG GGATGCCTGGAACAGCCTGGGCAAGATGAGCAGGGAGCAGGCCATGTCCGCCTACATCACTGAGATGAAGCTGGTGGCCCAGAGG GTGATCGACACGGTGCCCCTGGGCGAGGTGGCAGAGGACATGTTTGGTTACTTCGAGCCCCTGTACCAGGTGATTCCTGACATGCCGAGGCCCCCGGAGACCTTCCTGAAAAGGGTCACAG GTTGGAAAGAGCAGGTGCTGAATGGAGATGCTGAGCCTGCCCCAGAGCCTCCCTGCCTTCCCAAGGAACCAGCACCCCCAAGCCCAG GTTTGTGCAGAGCAGAGGGGCACCCTGGGAGGAGAGCTCAACACCAGAAACAGCACCAAGTCTCCTGCAGAGAAAG GGAGATTGGAAGGCACCCTGCGGGGGCCCCAGGAATTGGACACATGGCTGGTGGGGACAGTTCGGGCGCTGCAGGAGAGCATGCGGGACGTCCAGGGGAGACTGCAGAGCCTGGAGAGCATGCCTGTCCCCCGCAAGCAG AGAATGGTGTGGCTCGTGGTGCAGACGAGGAAGTCAGGGGGTCTGTAGTAGTGCTTCCAGCCTGGAAGTGGGAGAGGCCCTCCTTTCCTGCTCTTATCTCCCTCTGCCTGAAGAGTAACTGA
- the ACBD4 gene encoding acyl-CoA-binding domain-containing protein 4 isoform X4, whose product MGTENESPEPDCQKQFQAAVSVIQNLPKNGSYRPSYKEMLRFYSYYKQATMGPCLVPQPGFWDPIGRYKWDAWNSLGKMSREQAMSAYITEMKLVAQRVIDTVPLGEVAEDMFGYFEPLYQVIPDMPRPPETFLKRVTGWKEQVLNGDAEPAPEPPCLPKEPAPPSPGLCRAEGHPGRRAQHQKQHQVSCREREIGRHPAGAPGIGHMAGGDSSGAAGEHAGRPGETAEPGEHACPPQAEASAQCRALAPQALCSHAALLPPVALHRPVALPTVSDPEEVTLNGGVSAANGGGSEPS is encoded by the exons ATGGGTACCGAAAATGAAAGTCCAGAGCCGGACTGCCAGAAACAGTTCCAGGCCGCAGTCAGCGTCATTCAGAACCTGCCTAAGAACG GCTCTTACCGCCCCTCCTATAAAGAGATGCTGCGATTCTACAGCTACTACAAGCAGGCTACCATGGGGCCCTGCCTGGTCCCCCAGCCTGGGTTCTGGGACCCTATTGGACGTTATAAATG GGATGCCTGGAACAGCCTGGGCAAGATGAGCAGGGAGCAGGCCATGTCCGCCTACATCACTGAGATGAAGCTGGTGGCCCAGAGG GTGATCGACACGGTGCCCCTGGGCGAGGTGGCAGAGGACATGTTTGGTTACTTCGAGCCCCTGTACCAGGTGATTCCTGACATGCCGAGGCCCCCGGAGACCTTCCTGAAAAGGGTCACAG GTTGGAAAGAGCAGGTGCTGAATGGAGATGCTGAGCCTGCCCCAGAGCCTCCCTGCCTTCCCAAGGAACCAGCACCCCCAAGCCCAG GTTTGTGCAGAGCAGAGGGGCACCCTGGGAGGAGAGCTCAACACCAGAAACAGCACCAAGTCTCCTGCAGAGAAAG GGAGATTGGAAGGCACCCTGCGGGGGCCCCAGGAATTGGACACATGGCTGGTGGGGACAGTTCGGGCGCTGCAGGAGAGCATGCGGGACGTCCAGGGGAGACTGCAGAGCCTGGAGAGCATGCCTGTCCCCCGCAAGCAG AGGCCTCCGCCCAGTGCCGGGCCTTGGCCCCTCAGGCTCTCTGCTCCCACgctgctcttcttcctcctgtgGCCCTTCATCGTCCAGTGGCTCTTCCGACAGTTTCGGACCCAGAAGAGGTGACTCTCAATGGAGGAGTCTCTGCAGCCAACGGAGGCGGCTCTGAGCCTTCCTAG
- the ACBD4 gene encoding acyl-CoA-binding domain-containing protein 4 isoform X3 produces the protein MGTENESPEPDCQKQFQAAVSVIQNLPKNGSYRPSYKEMLRFYSYYKQATMGPCLVPQPGFWDPIGRYKWDAWNSLGKMSREQAMSAYITEMKLVAQRVIDTVPLGEVAEDMFGYFEPLYQVIPDMPRPPETFLKRVTGWKEQVLNGDAEPAPEPPCLPKEPAPPSPEPQPHRGQDSEVFCDSMEQLEPELVCAEQRGTLGGELNTRNSTKSPAEKGRLEGTLRGPQELDTWLVGTVRALQESMRDVQGRLQSLESMPVPRKQRPPPSAGPWPLRLSAPTLLFFLLWPFIVQWLFRQFRTQKR, from the exons ATGGGTACCGAAAATGAAAGTCCAGAGCCGGACTGCCAGAAACAGTTCCAGGCCGCAGTCAGCGTCATTCAGAACCTGCCTAAGAACG GCTCTTACCGCCCCTCCTATAAAGAGATGCTGCGATTCTACAGCTACTACAAGCAGGCTACCATGGGGCCCTGCCTGGTCCCCCAGCCTGGGTTCTGGGACCCTATTGGACGTTATAAATG GGATGCCTGGAACAGCCTGGGCAAGATGAGCAGGGAGCAGGCCATGTCCGCCTACATCACTGAGATGAAGCTGGTGGCCCAGAGG GTGATCGACACGGTGCCCCTGGGCGAGGTGGCAGAGGACATGTTTGGTTACTTCGAGCCCCTGTACCAGGTGATTCCTGACATGCCGAGGCCCCCGGAGACCTTCCTGAAAAGGGTCACAG GTTGGAAAGAGCAGGTGCTGAATGGAGATGCTGAGCCTGCCCCAGAGCCTCCCTGCCTTCCCAAGGAACCAGCACCCCCAAGCCCAG AGCCCCAGCCACACAGGGGCCAGGACTCTGAGGTTTTCTGTGATTCCATGGAGCAGCTGGAGCCTGAGCTG GTTTGTGCAGAGCAGAGGGGCACCCTGGGAGGAGAGCTCAACACCAGAAACAGCACCAAGTCTCCTGCAGAGAAAG GGAGATTGGAAGGCACCCTGCGGGGGCCCCAGGAATTGGACACATGGCTGGTGGGGACAGTTCGGGCGCTGCAGGAGAGCATGCGGGACGTCCAGGGGAGACTGCAGAGCCTGGAGAGCATGCCTGTCCCCCGCAAGCAG AGGCCTCCGCCCAGTGCCGGGCCTTGGCCCCTCAGGCTCTCTGCTCCCACgctgctcttcttcctcctgtgGCCCTTCATCGTCCAGTGGCTCTTCCGACAGTTTCGGACCCAGAAGAGGTGA
- the ACBD4 gene encoding acyl-CoA-binding domain-containing protein 4 isoform X8 — protein sequence MKVQSRTARNSSRPQSASFRTCLRTALTAPPIKRCCDSTATTSRLPWGPAWSPSLGSGTLLDVINGDRHGAPGRGGRGHVWLLRAPVPGWKEQVLNGDAEPAPEPPCLPKEPAPPSPEPQPHRGQDSEVFCDSMEQLEPELQVCAEQRGTLGGELNTRNSTKSPAEKGRLEGTLRGPQELDTWLVGTVRALQESMRDVQGRLQSLESMPVPRKQRPPPSAGPWPLRLSAPTLLFFLLWPFIVQWLFRQFRTQKR from the exons ATGAAAGTCCAGAGCCGGACTGCCAGAAACAGTTCCAGGCCGCAGTCAGCGTCATTCAGAACCTGCCTAAGAACG GCTCTTACCGCCCCTCCTATAAAGAGATGCTGCGATTCTACAGCTACTACAAGCAGGCTACCATGGGGCCCTGCCTGGTCCCCCAGCCTGGGTTCTGGGACCCTATTGGACGTTATAAATG GTGATCGACACGGTGCCCCTGGGCGAGGTGGCAGAGGACATGTTTGGTTACTTCGAGCCCCTGTACCAG GTTGGAAAGAGCAGGTGCTGAATGGAGATGCTGAGCCTGCCCCAGAGCCTCCCTGCCTTCCCAAGGAACCAGCACCCCCAAGCCCAG AGCCCCAGCCACACAGGGGCCAGGACTCTGAGGTTTTCTGTGATTCCATGGAGCAGCTGGAGCCTGAGCTG CAGGTTTGTGCAGAGCAGAGGGGCACCCTGGGAGGAGAGCTCAACACCAGAAACAGCACCAAGTCTCCTGCAGAGAAAG GGAGATTGGAAGGCACCCTGCGGGGGCCCCAGGAATTGGACACATGGCTGGTGGGGACAGTTCGGGCGCTGCAGGAGAGCATGCGGGACGTCCAGGGGAGACTGCAGAGCCTGGAGAGCATGCCTGTCCCCCGCAAGCAG AGGCCTCCGCCCAGTGCCGGGCCTTGGCCCCTCAGGCTCTCTGCTCCCACgctgctcttcttcctcctgtgGCCCTTCATCGTCCAGTGGCTCTTCCGACAGTTTCGGACCCAGAAGAGGTGA
- the HEXIM1 gene encoding protein HEXIM1, giving the protein MAEPLLSEYQHQPQTSNCTGAAAVHEEPNSDRPPDAEERVPEEDSRWQSRASPQSGGSPGQGGEGSPELQPPPVQTQVCPESSCPEAGERGQNGDDLSAGGAPQPAAGGEQRPKANKLGASAAGGEEAWGQQQRQLGKKKHRRRPSKKKRHWKPYYTLTWEEKKKFDEKQSLRASRIRAEMFAKGQPVAPYNTTQFLMDDHDQEEPDLKTGLYPKRAAAKSDDTSDEDFMEEAGEEDGGSDGMGGDGSEFLQRDFSETYERYHAESLQNMSKQELIKEYLELEKCLSRMEDENNRLRLESKRLGGDDARVRELELELDRLRAENLQLLTENELHRQQERAPLSKFGD; this is encoded by the coding sequence ATGGCCGAGCCACTCTTGTCAGAGTATCAGCACCAGCCTCAAACTAGCAACTGTACAGGTGCTGCTGCTGTCCATGAAGAGCCGAACTCTGATCGCCCCCCAGACGCGGAGGAGCGGGTGCCCGAGGAGGACAGTAGGTGGCAATCGAGAGCGTCCCCCCAGTCGGGTGGCTCTCCGGGGCAGGGCGGGGAAGGGAGCCCGGAGCTCCAGCCGCCTCCCGTGCAGACCCAGGTCTGCCCAGAATCCAGCTGTCCGGAAGCGGGTGAGAGGGGCCAGAATGGGGACGACTTGTCCGCTGGCGGTGCCCCCCAGCCGGCGGCAGGAGGGGAACAGAGGCCGAAGGCCAACAAGTTGGGGGCTTCTGCCGCAGGGGGCGAGGAGGCGTGGGGACAGCAGCAGAGACAGCTGGGCAAGAAAAAACATAGGAGACGCCCCTCCAAGAAGAAGCGGCATTGGAAACCGTACTACACGCTGAcctgggaggagaagaaaaagttcGATGAGAAACAGAGCCTGCGAGCTTCGAGGATTCGAGCCGAGATGTTCGCCAAGGGCCAGCCAGTGGCTCCCTATAACACCACGCAGTTCCTCATGGATGATCACGACCAGGAGGAACCGGATCTTAAAACCGGCCTCTATCCCAAACGGGCCGCTGCCAAATCTGACGACACCAGCGATGAGGACTTTATGGAAGAAGCGGGCGAGGAGGATGGGGGCAGCGACGGGATGGGAGGAGACGGCAGCGAGTTTCTGCAGCGGGACTTCTCGGAGACCTACGAGCGGTACCACGCGGAGAGCCTGCAGAACATGAGCAAGCAGGAGCTCATCAAAGAGTACCTGGAGCTGGAGAAGTGCCTCTCGCGCATGGAGGACGAGAATAACCGGCTGCGGCTGGAAAGCAAGCGGCTGGGCGGCGACGACGCGCGTGTccgggagctggagctggagctagACCGGCTGCGCGCCGAGAACCTCCAGCTGCTGACGGAGAACGAACTGCACCGGCAGCAGGAGCGAGCACCGCTGTCCAAGTTTGGAGACTAG